One genomic segment of Hordeum vulgare subsp. vulgare chromosome 2H, MorexV3_pseudomolecules_assembly, whole genome shotgun sequence includes these proteins:
- the LOC123426166 gene encoding DNA topoisomerase 2-alpha-like isoform X1, translated as MRARMRGQVDAHYFLVTIMFILIQCIKDAVVLCGFAPETANIAPQLTREITCSLAGISSKATGVTYTITGVIEEVAHTKLKITELPVRRWSTNYKEFLESMCPIPIKEKEKSKDKNKDKDKDKEKEKSKEPPLLEEIRSHCDHADVEFELILSEQNMNIAKQEGLEKKFKLTTTIGTTNMHLFDSHGKIKKYDTPEDDGHQMIVPSVLIREILKLMQEEWPLLGVTGNPNLY; from the exons ATGAGAGCGAGGATGAGGGGTCAAGTAGACGcacattattttttagttacAATTATGTTCATCTTAATCCAGTGCATCAAGGATGCCGTCGTTCTTTGCGGCTTCGCACCTGAAACAGCCAACATCGCACCTCAGTTGACTAGGGAGATAACCTGTTCACTGGCAGGCATCAG TTCAAAGGCAACTGGTGTGACATATACCATCACTGGTGTTATAGAGGAAGTTGCTCACACCAAGCTTAAAATAACTGAGCTTCCTGTCCGCCGCTGGTCTACAAATTACAAAGAGTTTCTTGAATCCATGTGTCCTATTCCTatcaaggaaaaggaaaagagcaaggacaagaacaaggacaaggacaaggacaaggaaaaggaaaagagcaAGGAACCGCCATTGTTAGAG GAAATAAGGTCGCACTGTGATCACGCGGATGTGGAATTTGAGCTTATACTGAGTGAGCAAAACATGAATATAGCCAAGCAAGAAGGCCTTGAGAAGAAATTCAAGCTGACTACCACAATAGGAACAACAAACATGCATTTGTTTGATTCACAtggtaaaataaaaaaatatgacaCCCCAGAGGATG ATGGTCACCAAATGATTGTTCCGTCTGTGCTGATCCGCGAGATCCTGAAGTTGATGCAGGAAGAGTGGCCCCTGTTAGGTGTTACTGGTAATCCAAACTTGTATTAG
- the LOC123426166 gene encoding DNA topoisomerase 2-like isoform X2 has protein sequence MYAVQKVMMENMGYELLKYQHRVRFIHVVISGDIRVNNRKRADLFLELKQKDNTPFPNKKPTSGPVAVGSTEAEEDTDQSPAEAATSDYEYLLAMSIGTLTLEKVNELIAQQDKLKADLEILCNTEPQTLWLRDLDALQKELDVCDAKLEAEQKNKSSKRAKNSEKAKDSKPAPKNSTPQKRSRRPPSRATIMASSSRGVDVMVACEPNASLRPQNRCFWRRGHF, from the exons ATGTATGCTGTGCAGAAAGTAATGATGGAAAACATGGGGTATGAGTTGCTGAAGTATCAGCACAGAGTTAGGTTTATTCATGTTGTTATTTCCGGGGACATCAGAGTCAATAACAGGAAGAGGGCAGACCTATTCCTGGAGCTGAAGCAGAAGGACAACACACCTTTCCCAAATAAAAAACCCACGTCTGGGCCAGTTGCTGTAGGATCTACAGAAGCAGAGGAAGATACTGATCAGAGTCCTGCTGAAGCTGCAACTAGTGATTATGAGTATCTTCTTGCAATGTCGATTGGTACCTTGACTTTGGAGAAGGTGAACGAGCTCATTGCGCAGCAGGATAAGTTAAAGGCTGATCTTGAAATCCTCTGTAATACAGAGCCACAAACTCTTTGGCTGAGAGACCTTGATGCTCTTCAGAAGGAACTGGAT GTGTGTGATGCAAAACTTGAAGCTGAGCAGAAGAACAAATCAAGCAAGCgcgccaaaaattctgaaaaggcGAAGGATTCTAAGCCAGCACCCAAGAATAGTACACCACAAAAGAGAAGTAGAAGACCTCCGTCTAGGGCAACAATTATGGCCTCTTCCAGTCGTGGAGTCGATGTCATGGTCGCCTGTGAGCCAAATGCATCGCTCAGGCCACAGAATAGGTGCTTCTGGCGCCGAGGTCATTTCTGA